GCCACCAGATGTCTCTGTAGTCCACTCTACCCAATGGCAGCCGGCACCAAAGCTTGGTACCTGAGCTgtgcgtggcctgccctgcagtCCCCGACTTAATAAGCCAAGCAGGACAGGGTGTGCGTGTGTCTGTGCGCACTCAGGCGCGGGCATCAAGTTTCCTTCACAGGCTGCTCCCCTAACACCTTGGTCATCTGTTTCCCTGCCCTGAGTCCCTTCTAGAAGCAGCAGCACTGCAGAAAGAATGCTCCCGAAACAGGAGGTTGACCGCCCCCAGGTGCTGGCGAGGACAGTGGTAGTGAGGCCTGCTAATTTGTCTCTTTCCCTAAGGCAGCTCCTGGGTGCTGTTGCAATGCTAGGGACAGGTAAGGGGTGCCATGTAATCCAGGGCCCCCGCAGGTCCCCAGCCAAGCAGCAAAGGGCACGCGGGGGCTGCTCGGGGATGCTCCCATTGAAGCACGGTCCCCGGAGACTCAAAACAACGATTTGCCTCACTGTTGGTGCAAATCCATCCTAGAAGCATTAAAATTTCAGGGATGTGGCAACTGGCGAATGAAATGATGTCTGGGTAGGACGGCGAATGGGCCGTGTGTCACATCTTTGAAGTAGGACACGCTGGCAACACCTACCAGTCGAGTCACAAGGATAATTTAGGAAGAGAAAAAACAGCCAGATTCCTTTTCTGGTCTGTGGTGCTGTGACGGCCCTTCCATACTTGGCTTACGGTGACCACCTGAGGAACTGACCGTGCCATCCCTGCGGCCTTCTGTCCACCTGTCGTCCTCCCCCCCGGGTGGAGAAGAGCGGCCCCGGGAGGCAGCTGTTGATGGGCAGCCTTGTTTCCCTGCACCCTGTTTGCAGTTGTCTGATTTTGCTCTTAAAGAGACTTGGGGacttttccaaataaaaggcTGGGATCCAAAATCAAGAACCCATCTGGGGGCAAGTTGGTTTCTGCAGAAAACGAGAGAACATTTCCTGTAGAACCAACAGCAGCAAAATTGAATCCAAAGTGAGTCATGTCCGACCTGTCACCACCATCCTCAGTGACACTCTCCCTCCCATAGGGTGGAAGTTGGGATCCTGGTGCTAAAATCATAAAATGCAGACCTGATCTTATTCCAAGGGAAATAGAGCCCTCGCAGGTTTTTATCAGCTCTTTCCTCCTCCCGCAGAATTCACACGTACGAAAAAAGCAACATATCTTTCTTGCTTTAGAAACATGAGTTTTGGACGagttttatgaaaacaaaatggaaaacctCAGTGCGGGCTCCAGAGCTCACAGGTTTGGACGCTAGAGTGTGATGCGCTGTCGTGGTTTCTCCACAGCTCCCTCAGGGCAGTGAGGAGACACCGGACACGCTCCAGGAGGACCCGCACCATGGTCAGAGGGGACAGAACGACTCTTCCGAGGCTCCCGTGGACAGCCCTTATTCCCTGAAGATCAAAAACACTGCCACATGCAACTCGGGGACCTACAGGTGCACTCTGCAGGAGCTGGGAGGACAGAGAAACGTCAGCGCCACCGTGATTTTGAAAGTGACAGGTGAGGTGACCTGCTGGACTTGTTTGCCTCCTGCAAGACGCATGCATGCCCTTTCTGTGGGTCCAGAAGTCGATCCTCTCTTTCAGAGTCTAGCTCTGTGGCTCTGATCCCAACTGGGGCTGGCGGCTAAATTCCACGCAGGAATGTGCCTTCATCGACACAGTGACTTCTGCCCAGCACTTGTTAGGGGGTTAAGGCCGGAAATGATAACTGTGTCCTAGAGTCCCTGATTGTGTGCAGTAGCTTATGTCAGTTATCTGAAAGCCATCAGAGTCAGACTGTACTCCTACGCTCCCAAGAACACAGTGCTGTCTAAGGGGGCAATGGCTGCGCTTTCTTGCTGTCGTAcccgcgtgcacacacacacacgcacacctcTTCTGGTTGGTTTTTACACCCTACATGCTGTGTATGGTTTGGTTTACTGCCTGTCTCCCCTAAGAGAGCTTGCTTTGGCCCGCATACAGTAGGATCTCAATTAATATTATTCACAGGGAAAGCAATCTTGCAGGGGAGAGCAGAGACAGGTAGCGTGGCCTGCCGGAGTGGAGAGGGGCTGAACAGAGTGCAGCACTTTTCCTCCACTGCTCCTTCCCGAGGGAGTGCTGCCTAGGAGTGAAGGGGTCAGACTGGAATCATTTAGATCTGGTTCAGCTGTTACCTCTGAAGCTCATTAGCCTGTGGCCTTGGGCACTCTGTTGCTCTACAGGAAGCCTTAGttctctcatctctaaaatgggggcAGTGATGTCTAGAACAGAGGCTTGTTGCTAAGGTTAAATGAGACATCGCTTTAAAATGCTTATGGCACTGCCTGGGGTAGCCTGATCTGTGTTGGGCACCACAAAATGCTTATGGCACTGCCTGGGGTAGCCTGATCTGTGTTGGGCACCACAAAGTGCCCGCTCCTGCTCGGGTTCTAAGTAGCTTGTCTCAGCAGCCACCCCGCAGCCCGTGCCAGACTTGCTTTCCTACTTGGCACGTTGGCTATTGTGCCTGGGGGGAGGAGCCTGCACCTGGGGGGAGGAGCCTGCGCCTCCTGGCTGCTCTAGGGCAGGGCCTACAGCCTCGGTCCTTGGCCTCCTCCAAGCTGCAGCCTTGGCTTTACCATCTCGAGGGAGCCCTTCTCTCCACCTTTTCTGCCCGGCTTGGTGGGAGAGCTCAGTTCTACCAAAATGTGTTCACCTGGGCAATAGCAGGGCAGCTCGCCCACCTCATTGCATAGTTCCGAGTCCCCCTGCGGTGGGGACGCTTAGCAATCTCCCTGACCTGAAGAAGCTAAGGTGGCTGATGGAGTCGCACACTTAGGGTGGTTTCTCTGATGTGAAGACAAGAGCCAGGCCTGGCCCCACCTCTGAAGTGCAGGAAGGATGAACCCGGAGCGGACTTGCTCAGTCCTGAGCCCCGGCTGCTTTATCTGTAGCATGGGCATACTCAGATGGGCCCTGCAGACTGGGGGGACCCTGTCTGCACAGCCTGTCACCCGCAGGTGGCTCAGGGTGGCTGTGAGCGCTGCGTTGCCACAACCATTACTATGGTTTTTCCTGACAGCAAGGGTTGGACTGGGAGAGTTGGGgcaaggaagggagaaggaagcatCATCCTCAGCCTTTTATCATGATAAAAAAGTCCTGTTGGGATGGCTCCACttatcccttcttattttttgatttattttaaaggatgCCCTAAGGAGCCTAAGGAAGCGACCTTTCATAAATACAGAGCCGAGAtcgtcctcctcctctctctggtcATTTTCTATTTGACACTCATCATCTTCACTTGTGTGAGTATCTGTGTCATCATCGCTGACCACGAAGACATCCCCCGGGGCCACCAATCCCGGGATGTTTTGTAGATAGTGTGACTCACTCAATAACGGGGAGCCAGACCCTTCTCTGAACCCCGGACTTACCAAGGCCCCTGGACGTCCATCTTGTTTGGGTCACGTGGCCACACCCAGGGAACTCTGGAAAGCACGTGGAGGAAGTTTGAGAAATACCAGCAGATCCTGATGACTCCCTGGCGCCTCCTAGTCAGGGTGGTAGAATTGCCTTGCGACCACATCCCGGGCAGAGGCCTGTTCTTCCGCGAGGAGGGAGCAAGCCCAGCACTCAGGGTGGACCTGTCCCCTCGCTGGCCCTGGTTGGTTTTCTCTTGGAGACTCTTCCTCTATATATTTGGTATTTTCACTCCCTCCTTGAGAATTAACCTGAGAACATGGGGGCACACAGGAAGTCCCCTGGGGTGGCAGTGCTTGGGCATCCTGGCCGTGACCTTGAGCTTCTGGTCACAGACTCCAGCTTACCCCACCCCTAGCCTCTTTCTGCACGGCTGCTCACCTGGGCTGACCATGGTTGTCGGGGAGCAGGGCCAGCTGTGGCCCTGACCCACTGGAAAGTGATCTTTCCCACCAGGAAGGGCAGTCTAGCTGGGGGCAGGACAGAATTACGCAGGAGCTACCCCAGAGCTGGTTCTTGTCACCCACTGTACCTTGTACACTCTCTGGCTCTGCACTCATCtctgatttctatttttagaTATTAGTCAATCAACAAACACCCCATTGCACCCCACAGATAGGTACAATTATTGTATGGGagtcaaaaacttaaaaaaaaaaacaaaaacaaaatcttacaACAAGATGAAATACTTGTCTCTCATAACCACAGCAAAACATGATGGACTGTAATTTCATAATGCTCATGATTCGGTACTGAGTCATTACATAATGGACCAGGATTTTTCTGGATGCATCAGTTTCTCAGTGACTTCTATTGatgaatataaacaa
Above is a genomic segment from Urocitellus parryii isolate mUroPar1 chromosome 8, mUroPar1.hap1, whole genome shotgun sequence containing:
- the Cd83 gene encoding CD83 antigen → MSRGLQLLLLLLSCACSLAPATREVKVACSETVDLPCTAPWDPQVSYAVSWAKLPQGSEETPDTLQEDPHHGQRGQNDSSEAPVDSPYSLKIKNTATCNSGTYRCTLQELGGQRNVSATVILKVTGCPKEPKEATFHKYRAEIVLLLSLVIFYLTLIIFTCKFARLQSIFPDFSKPGMERAFLPLTSPNKHVGPVILHKAEVV